A portion of the Candidatus Glassbacteria bacterium genome contains these proteins:
- a CDS encoding pyruvate, phosphate dikinase: MSAKYVYTFGDGKAEGKSDMKNLLGGKGANLAEMSNIGVPVPAGFTITTEMCTVYYKMERNYPPELKTQIQDAMASVEQSMGTSYGDRDNPLLVSVRSGARVSMPGMMDTVLNLGLNDTTVLGLIKQSGNERFGWDSYRRFVQMYGDVVLGLKPETKEDEDPFEVVLHAKKKARGVELDTELSADDLKELVAEFKKLIKDGKGIEFPEDPWEQLMGAIDAVFGSWMGARAIRYRKLNAIPVDWGTAINVQAMVYGNMGDDSGTGVAFTRDPATGENRFYGEYLINAQGEDVVAGIRTPQPVNEAGKTGDDQVTLEEVMPEPYKTLEGIYRKLEAHYRDMQDIEFTIQKGKLWMLQTRTGKRTAAAAIKIAVDMVDEGSIDKKTAVSRIEPDQLDQLLHPTFDPRAEKKVIAKGLPASPGAATGRVVFHSEDAEEWAGRGEQVILVRIETSPEDIGGMDVAQGILTQQGGMTSHAAVVARGMGKCCVAGCGAISVNYKEKKFTVGGATVAEGDWISLDGSSGEVMSGQVATVTPELSGDFDTVMSWADEIRTIGVRTNADTPKDSRVALDFGAEGIGLCRTEHMFFEGDRIKAVREMILADDLAGREKALAKLIPYQRDDFYGIFKVMAGKPVTIRLLDPPLHEFLPHEEQNQQEMADELGISAEVIKAKVASLHEFNPMLGHRGCRLGMTYPEISVMQARAIFEAACKLKKEGVDSLPEVMIPLVGTVGEFVQQREIVVETAGKVFAEQGIEVDYLVGTMIEIPRACLVADKIAEHAQFFSFGTNDLTQMGFGYSRDDAGTFLPHYVNVGVLEDDPFQVLDQEGIGQLVQMGIEKGRSTRADLKIGICGEHGGEPESVKFCARIGMNYVSCSPYRVPIARLAAAHAALEAETGEIQRDK; this comes from the coding sequence ATGAGCGCCAAGTACGTGTACACTTTCGGCGATGGAAAAGCCGAGGGTAAGTCGGACATGAAAAACCTGCTGGGCGGCAAGGGCGCCAACCTGGCCGAAATGAGCAATATCGGCGTGCCTGTTCCGGCCGGTTTCACGATTACGACCGAGATGTGTACGGTCTATTACAAGATGGAGCGTAATTACCCGCCTGAGCTCAAGACCCAGATTCAGGACGCCATGGCCAGTGTGGAACAGAGCATGGGCACCAGCTACGGCGACCGGGACAACCCCCTGCTCGTCTCCGTGCGCTCCGGCGCGCGGGTCTCGATGCCCGGGATGATGGACACCGTGCTGAACCTGGGCCTCAACGACACCACTGTCCTGGGCCTGATCAAGCAGAGCGGCAACGAGCGGTTCGGCTGGGACAGCTATCGCCGGTTCGTGCAGATGTACGGCGACGTGGTCCTGGGACTCAAGCCCGAGACCAAGGAAGATGAGGACCCGTTCGAGGTAGTCCTGCACGCCAAGAAGAAAGCCAGGGGTGTCGAGCTGGACACCGAGCTCAGCGCCGATGACCTCAAGGAACTGGTGGCCGAATTCAAGAAGCTGATCAAGGACGGCAAGGGAATCGAATTCCCCGAGGACCCGTGGGAACAGCTGATGGGCGCTATCGACGCCGTGTTCGGCTCCTGGATGGGCGCGCGGGCGATCCGTTACCGCAAGCTGAACGCTATCCCCGTCGACTGGGGCACCGCGATTAACGTGCAGGCGATGGTCTACGGCAACATGGGCGACGACTCCGGCACCGGCGTTGCATTCACACGCGACCCCGCCACCGGTGAGAACCGGTTCTACGGCGAATACCTGATCAACGCCCAGGGCGAGGACGTGGTGGCCGGTATCCGCACCCCGCAGCCTGTCAACGAAGCCGGCAAGACCGGTGATGACCAGGTGACGCTCGAGGAAGTGATGCCCGAGCCCTACAAGACTCTCGAGGGTATCTACCGGAAGCTCGAAGCCCACTACCGCGACATGCAGGATATCGAGTTCACAATCCAGAAGGGTAAGCTCTGGATGCTGCAGACCCGCACTGGCAAACGCACCGCGGCGGCCGCGATCAAAATCGCAGTGGACATGGTGGACGAGGGCTCGATCGACAAGAAGACCGCGGTCAGCCGGATCGAGCCAGACCAGCTCGACCAGCTCCTGCACCCCACGTTCGATCCCAGGGCCGAGAAAAAAGTGATCGCCAAGGGCCTGCCCGCCTCCCCCGGCGCGGCCACGGGCCGGGTGGTGTTCCACAGCGAAGACGCCGAGGAATGGGCCGGGCGCGGCGAGCAGGTGATCCTCGTCCGGATCGAGACCAGTCCCGAGGATATCGGCGGCATGGACGTGGCCCAGGGTATCCTGACCCAGCAGGGCGGGATGACCAGCCACGCAGCGGTGGTCGCCCGCGGGATGGGCAAATGCTGCGTGGCCGGCTGCGGCGCAATCAGTGTCAACTACAAGGAAAAGAAATTCACGGTCGGCGGCGCAACCGTGGCCGAGGGCGACTGGATTTCGCTCGACGGCAGCTCGGGCGAGGTGATGAGCGGCCAGGTGGCCACGGTTACCCCCGAGCTGAGCGGTGATTTCGACACGGTGATGTCCTGGGCCGACGAGATCCGCACGATCGGCGTGCGCACCAACGCCGACACTCCCAAGGACAGCCGGGTCGCTCTCGATTTCGGCGCCGAGGGTATCGGACTCTGCCGCACCGAGCACATGTTTTTCGAGGGCGACCGGATCAAGGCCGTGCGCGAGATGATTCTGGCCGACGACCTGGCCGGCCGCGAGAAGGCGCTGGCCAAGCTGATCCCCTACCAGCGCGATGATTTCTACGGCATCTTCAAGGTGATGGCCGGCAAGCCGGTCACGATCCGCCTGCTCGACCCGCCCCTGCACGAGTTCCTGCCCCACGAGGAGCAGAACCAGCAGGAGATGGCCGACGAGCTTGGTATTTCCGCCGAGGTGATCAAGGCCAAGGTCGCCAGTCTCCACGAGTTCAACCCGATGCTGGGCCACCGCGGCTGCCGCCTGGGCATGACCTACCCCGAGATCAGCGTCATGCAGGCCCGGGCGATTTTCGAGGCGGCCTGCAAGCTGAAAAAAGAGGGTGTCGACAGCCTTCCCGAGGTGATGATCCCGCTGGTGGGTACTGTCGGCGAGTTTGTCCAGCAGCGCGAGATCGTGGTCGAGACCGCCGGGAAAGTGTTCGCCGAGCAGGGTATCGAGGTGGACTACCTGGTGGGCACGATGATCGAGATTCCGCGCGCCTGCCTGGTGGCCGACAAGATCGCCGAGCACGCCCAGTTCTTCAGTTTCGGCACCAATGACCTGACCCAGATGGGTTTCGGCTACAGCCGCGACGACGCGGGCACGTTCCTGCCCCATTACGTTAACGTCGGCGTGCTGGAAGACGATCCGTTCCAGGTGCTGGACCAGGAGGGTATCGGCCAGTTGGTGCAGATGGGTATCGAGAAGGGCCGCAGCACCCGGGCCGACCTTAAGATCGGTATCTGCGGCGAGCATGGCGGCGAGCCCGAGAGCGTCAAGTTCTGCGCCCGCATCGGGATGAACTATGTTTCCTGCTCGCCTTACCGCGTGCCGATTGCGCGCCTGGCCGCGGCCCACGCAGCCCTGGAAGCCGAGACTGGCGAAATTCAGCGGGACAAGTAA
- a CDS encoding nucleotidyltransferase family protein encodes MTAKEIVKSRRDEIIKAAMVHGAINLRLFGSLAHGQSTAESDIDLLVDISPDTSLLDLIAAKRELEKLTGCKVDLVTADSISPHIRDSVLKNSLPL; translated from the coding sequence TTGACTGCCAAAGAAATTGTTAAAAGCAGACGCGATGAAATAATCAAAGCGGCAATGGTTCATGGGGCTATAAACTTGCGCCTTTTCGGCTCTCTTGCCCACGGCCAAAGCACCGCCGAAAGTGACATTGACCTGCTGGTGGATATTTCGCCGGATACATCCCTGTTAGACCTTATAGCGGCGAAACGAGAACTCGAGAAGCTTACCGGCTGTAAAGTGGATTTGGTTACCGCTGATTCTATCTCTCCCCACATCCGCGACAGTGTACTCAAAAACTCCCTTCCCCTATGA
- a CDS encoding DUF86 domain-containing protein has translation MNRDELYLRHILESIEKIESYAAAGKDEFIRQSHWHDAAIRNFEVIGEATKRLSEEFKGARPGIPWKNITGFRDILIHNYMGVDLLAVWNVIEKELPDLKRVIKSGLLSS, from the coding sequence ATGAATCGAGACGAATTATACCTTCGCCATATCCTCGAGTCCATTGAAAAAATTGAATCCTATGCAGCCGCGGGGAAAGATGAGTTTATCCGGCAATCCCACTGGCACGATGCGGCCATCCGCAATTTTGAGGTGATCGGCGAGGCAACAAAGCGGCTGAGCGAGGAATTCAAAGGAGCCAGACCCGGGATCCCCTGGAAAAACATCACGGGCTTTCGGGACATTCTGATTCACAACTACATGGGAGTAGATCTCCTGGCGGTTTGGAACGTGATTGAAAAAGAATTGCCCGACCTAAAAAGGGTGATCAAATCAGGGTTACTGTCCAGTTGA
- a CDS encoding cyclic nucleotide-binding domain-containing protein — translation MSQLMKVVEQGEVVFEEGSAGRTFYYIQSGSVEVSRGTGSGRQVVATLGKGQSFGEYALLKEGDSTRSATVTALERSLLVELDRESLEEILSEVPDFVNDLIRSLVNQVIELEGEE, via the coding sequence ATGAGCCAGTTGATGAAAGTTGTCGAGCAGGGCGAGGTTGTTTTCGAGGAGGGCAGCGCGGGCAGGACGTTTTACTACATCCAGAGCGGCAGCGTGGAAGTGAGCCGCGGTACGGGGAGCGGGAGGCAGGTGGTGGCCACCCTGGGCAAGGGGCAGAGTTTCGGCGAGTACGCTCTGCTCAAGGAGGGCGACTCCACCCGCAGCGCGACTGTAACCGCGCTGGAGCGCTCGCTGCTGGTGGAGTTGGACAGGGAGTCACTGGAGGAAATCCTGAGCGAGGTGCCCGATTTTGTCAACGATCTGATCCGCAGCCTGGTGAACCAGGTGATCGAACTGGAGGGGGAGGAATAG